A portion of the Microbulbifer agarilyticus genome contains these proteins:
- a CDS encoding thioredoxin family protein — MSLSPFKQLFALLTLMFCLVSTATAADKEPFTEERFNELRAAGEVVLIDVFADWCPTCAKQQKVLQEYRENNPDKKFHVLIVDFDADKDWVRHFRAPRQSTLVLFAGDKQTWFSVAETRLEVIADKIDQAVAQASKGNS, encoded by the coding sequence ATGTCGCTATCACCCTTTAAGCAGCTGTTTGCCTTACTCACTCTCATGTTTTGCCTGGTATCTACGGCTACCGCTGCCGACAAAGAGCCATTCACCGAAGAGCGCTTTAACGAACTGCGTGCTGCCGGTGAAGTCGTACTGATTGACGTATTCGCGGACTGGTGTCCAACCTGCGCAAAGCAACAGAAAGTCTTGCAGGAATACCGTGAAAACAACCCGGACAAGAAATTTCATGTATTGATCGTCGATTTTGATGCAGACAAAGACTGGGTACGCCACTTCCGTGCACCACGACAGTCAACGCTTGTATTATTCGCTGGCGATAAACAGACCTGGTTCAGTGTTGCCGAAACACGTTTGGAAGTAATCGCAGATAAAATCGATCAAGCTGTTGCGCAGGCCAGCAAGGGCAACTCCTAA
- a CDS encoding cobalamin-binding protein, with the protein MLRTILRLVIATWIVASASSVYGSNPATNPPIRVQGADGVWLELKQPAERIVALAPSIVENIYSAGAGDKLIAAIGSDYPEAARQLPEIGNYQLINYEALLVLKPDLIVAWSSGTGSRKIEKLRELGFTVFVTETKSLEDIASNVRTFGEIAGTSGVAERAADDWTRRLHELMRDSEDKTQVSVLYQVWHKPLQTLNGDHLISNVIEACGGRNAYEDAIVLAPQISVESVLDRDPDVIIASGLGESRPQSLDDWKRYSGLTAVQLNNLYHVPPDIIQRHTMRVLDGMQLVCDQLDQARDKKMRVSKTVK; encoded by the coding sequence ATGCTACGTACAATTCTTAGACTGGTAATTGCCACCTGGATCGTTGCGAGCGCGAGCAGCGTGTATGGCAGTAATCCTGCTACAAATCCCCCAATACGTGTGCAAGGCGCAGATGGTGTGTGGCTGGAGCTTAAGCAGCCTGCAGAACGTATCGTGGCACTCGCCCCGAGCATTGTTGAAAACATCTACAGTGCAGGAGCAGGGGACAAGCTCATCGCGGCGATTGGCAGTGATTACCCCGAAGCAGCGCGCCAACTACCCGAAATCGGCAACTATCAACTCATCAATTACGAAGCACTGCTTGTACTAAAGCCCGACCTTATTGTCGCTTGGTCGTCCGGCACAGGCAGCCGCAAGATAGAAAAGCTGAGGGAACTCGGCTTCACGGTGTTCGTCACTGAAACCAAATCTCTGGAAGATATTGCAAGTAACGTTCGCACCTTTGGCGAAATCGCCGGCACCAGTGGTGTTGCGGAACGAGCGGCCGATGACTGGACCCGTCGCCTGCACGAACTGATGCGCGATAGCGAAGACAAAACACAAGTGAGCGTTCTATATCAGGTTTGGCACAAGCCGCTGCAGACGCTGAATGGGGATCACCTAATCAGTAATGTCATTGAGGCCTGTGGTGGCCGTAATGCCTATGAAGACGCCATCGTGCTGGCGCCCCAAATCAGCGTCGAATCGGTACTGGATCGAGATCCAGATGTCATTATCGCCAGCGGACTGGGCGAATCACGCCCTCAATCTCTGGATGACTGGAAACGCTACTCGGGGCTCACGGCGGTACAGCTCAACAATCTCTATCATGTACCGCCAGATATCATTCAGCGCCACACGATGCGTGTTCTGGATGGCATGCAGCTGGTCTGTGACCAGCTCGATCAGGCCCGCGATAAGAAGATGCGCGTATCCAAGACAGTGAAGTAG
- a CDS encoding cytochrome c biogenesis CcdA family protein: MGLEFAAIPLAFIAGIVGILSPCVWPLVPVVMTSSSTGGRRGPLFMSLGLACAFAIAGTVLTLLLINLGLDPVAYRNFAAVLLVFVALTLIIPRLGYWLSGQLSRLTSRFGANNNSTENSGAGQFFMGALLGLVWLPCVGPTLGAAIALASVGQQVPTAFLVMFVFGVGTASALLVAAYLSGRLLDRWRGGIMTNGERAKKVLGVLLLILGVMVLTGMDKVLEAFALGILPDWALSL; the protein is encoded by the coding sequence ATGGGATTGGAGTTTGCAGCAATTCCGCTGGCGTTTATTGCGGGAATCGTGGGGATCTTATCTCCATGTGTCTGGCCCCTGGTCCCAGTGGTCATGACCTCGTCGAGCACTGGTGGGCGTCGCGGTCCGCTATTTATGTCCCTCGGCCTCGCTTGCGCTTTTGCTATAGCGGGCACCGTACTCACTTTACTGCTGATTAACCTCGGTCTCGACCCCGTCGCCTACCGAAATTTCGCAGCCGTTTTGTTAGTTTTCGTCGCTTTAACGCTGATTATTCCGCGTTTGGGATATTGGCTGAGCGGGCAGTTGTCACGGCTTACGAGTCGTTTCGGCGCCAACAATAACTCGACAGAAAATAGTGGAGCAGGGCAGTTCTTTATGGGTGCTCTACTGGGCCTTGTTTGGCTGCCCTGCGTCGGTCCAACGCTCGGCGCGGCCATCGCCCTTGCCTCTGTAGGGCAGCAGGTACCGACTGCCTTTCTGGTGATGTTTGTATTCGGTGTCGGCACCGCATCTGCGTTACTGGTAGCGGCCTACCTGTCAGGCCGGTTGCTGGATCGCTGGCGCGGCGGCATCATGACCAACGGCGAACGTGCGAAAAAGGTCTTGGGCGTACTACTCCTGATTTTGGGCGTCATGGTCCTGACTGGTATGGACAAGGTTCTCGAGGCATTTGCCCTCGGTATCCTGCCGGATTGGGCACTCTCCCTGTAA